In a genomic window of Methylobacter sp. YRD-M1:
- a CDS encoding erythromycin esterase family protein has translation MHNMTIESILEASAHSLTGAKTDYDPLLELVGNARLVLLGEASHGTHEFYRARAEITQRLIAEKNFSAIAVEADWPDAYRINRYVRNDSHDAHAIDVLGNFKRFPSWMWRNTDVLDFVGWLRGYNDSLASEDAKAGFYGLDLYSLHSSIESVLAYLDRVDPEAAKRARYRYSCFDHFGEDPQDYGYAASFGLTETCEHEVVSQLVELQHRAAEFLKRDGRAAADQYFFAEQNARLVKNAEEYCRLMFHGRISSWNLRDRYMAETLNALMTHLDSQQREAKIVVWEHNSHLGDARATEMGEQGEWNVGQLVREKYAAEAVLVGFSTYEGTVTAATNWGGAAERKRVRPALPGSYEALFHKLRSKSFLLNLRDGGEAAASLRTPRLERAIGVVYRPDSERVSHYFRARLADQFDAMIHFEQTHAVEPLEHTSDWERGELPETFPTGV, from the coding sequence ATGCACAACATGACTATCGAATCCATTCTCGAAGCTTCGGCACATTCCTTGACCGGCGCGAAAACCGATTATGACCCGCTGCTGGAATTGGTCGGTAATGCGCGCCTGGTGCTGCTCGGCGAAGCTTCGCACGGCACGCACGAGTTTTATCGCGCCCGGGCCGAAATCACTCAACGGCTGATTGCCGAAAAAAACTTCTCGGCGATCGCCGTCGAAGCCGACTGGCCGGACGCCTACCGCATCAACCGCTATGTGCGCAATGACAGCCATGATGCCCACGCAATCGATGTGCTCGGCAATTTCAAGCGCTTCCCGTCCTGGATGTGGCGCAATACCGATGTGCTCGATTTTGTGGGCTGGCTGCGCGGCTACAATGACAGCCTGGCTTCCGAAGATGCCAAAGCTGGTTTCTATGGGCTTGATCTTTACAGCCTGCACAGTTCGATCGAAAGCGTGCTCGCCTATTTGGACAGAGTGGATCCTGAAGCGGCAAAACGTGCACGCTACCGCTATTCATGCTTCGATCATTTCGGCGAAGACCCGCAGGACTACGGTTATGCAGCCAGCTTTGGCCTCACTGAAACATGCGAACATGAGGTGGTGAGCCAGTTGGTCGAATTGCAGCACCGCGCTGCTGAATTCCTGAAACGGGATGGGCGCGCGGCAGCGGATCAGTACTTTTTTGCAGAGCAGAACGCCCGGCTCGTGAAAAATGCCGAAGAGTATTGCCGGCTCATGTTTCATGGCCGCATCTCGTCGTGGAATCTGCGCGATCGCTACATGGCCGAAACCCTGAATGCGCTGATGACTCATCTCGACAGTCAACAACGCGAGGCCAAGATTGTCGTCTGGGAGCATAACTCCCACCTCGGCGATGCGCGCGCGACCGAAATGGGCGAACAAGGCGAATGGAATGTCGGCCAACTCGTGCGCGAAAAATACGCTGCTGAAGCCGTGCTCGTCGGCTTCAGCACTTATGAAGGGACGGTAACGGCCGCCACCAACTGGGGCGGTGCTGCCGAGCGCAAGCGCGTGCGTCCAGCTCTGCCCGGCAGTTATGAGGCACTCTTCCACAAGCTGCGATCCAAATCCTTCCTGCTTAATTTGCGCGACGGCGGCGAAGCGGCGGCAAGTCTGCGTACGCCGCGCCTAGAGCGCGCCATTGGCGTGGTCTACCGCCCCGATAGCGAGCGCGTCAGCCACTATTTCCGCGCGCGGCTGGCCGATCAGTTCGATGCCATGATTCACTTCGAGCAGACCCACGCCGTCGAGCCGCTGGAGCATACTTCGGACTGGGAACGGGGCGAATTGCCGGAGACCTTCCCTACCGGCGTCTAA
- a CDS encoding carotenoid oxygenase family protein has product MNYSPYRLGFTSLETETRIDDLPVQGTVPTWLQGALFRNGPAKFEVDGQRYNHWFDGLAMLHRFAFSDGRVSYANRFLHSRAYRETMELGRISRREFSTNPVRTPLQRVADLFFAKFTDNCSVNISKFGDELVALTETPRPFRFDPETLETLGVYDYQDGLSGHVSTAHLHFDFQRMRHYGYLLEFGLQSRYHLYSMAADAGRRVRVATVPVRKPAYMHSFGMTERYLILTEFPLVVNPLKLRLSGKSFIRNYEWEPERGIHFHVIDKETGRLMKSVRSSPYFGFHHVNAFEEDGEVVVDIVTYPDAGVIDMLYLDRLRSGQPLTALGKLTRFRIDLGGKNVAIETLSETPMDFPRIDYRNRAGQPYRYVYGVGSEIPGNFNDKLVKLDLEGRQNASWHRNGCYPGEPVFVSAPDALREDDGVILSVVLDARKETSFLLILTASGYEELARVEAPHAIPFGFHGNYLNEGNGPLSFRTLHS; this is encoded by the coding sequence ATGAACTACTCACCTTACCGGCTAGGCTTTACCTCGCTTGAGACCGAGACTCGCATCGACGATTTGCCTGTCCAGGGCACTGTCCCCACATGGCTGCAAGGCGCCCTTTTTCGAAACGGGCCGGCCAAGTTCGAGGTGGACGGGCAGCGATACAATCACTGGTTCGACGGTCTCGCCATGCTGCACAGGTTCGCCTTCTCCGACGGCCGCGTTTCATACGCCAACCGCTTCCTCCATAGCCGCGCCTACCGGGAGACCATGGAACTGGGGAGGATCAGCCGGCGCGAATTCTCGACCAATCCCGTCCGGACACCTCTGCAGCGTGTCGCTGACCTGTTCTTCGCGAAATTTACTGATAACTGCAGCGTCAACATCAGCAAGTTCGGGGATGAGCTCGTGGCTCTGACCGAAACCCCGCGGCCTTTCCGGTTCGACCCGGAAACACTGGAGACGCTCGGCGTCTATGATTATCAGGACGGGCTCTCAGGACATGTTTCAACCGCCCATCTGCATTTCGACTTTCAGCGGATGCGCCACTATGGCTATCTGCTGGAATTCGGCCTGCAGAGCCGATATCACCTCTACAGCATGGCTGCGGACGCCGGACGACGCGTGCGGGTTGCCACTGTGCCGGTGCGGAAGCCTGCTTATATGCACTCGTTCGGGATGACGGAACGATACCTTATTCTCACCGAGTTTCCGCTGGTGGTAAATCCGCTAAAACTGCGGCTCAGCGGCAAGTCTTTCATCCGGAATTATGAATGGGAACCGGAGCGCGGGATTCATTTCCACGTTATCGACAAAGAGACGGGACGCCTGATGAAGTCGGTCCGATCATCGCCGTATTTCGGCTTTCACCACGTCAACGCTTTCGAAGAAGACGGCGAGGTTGTGGTCGACATTGTGACCTATCCCGATGCCGGCGTCATAGATATGCTCTATCTGGACCGCCTCCGATCGGGCCAGCCATTGACGGCCCTGGGCAAGCTGACGCGGTTCCGCATCGATTTGGGCGGGAAGAATGTCGCAATCGAAACGCTTTCCGAGACCCCGATGGATTTTCCCCGCATCGATTACCGAAACCGTGCCGGACAACCTTACCGTTACGTTTATGGCGTAGGCAGCGAGATTCCCGGCAATTTCAACGACAAACTGGTGAAGCTGGACCTTGAAGGGCGGCAAAACGCATCCTGGCACCGGAACGGCTGCTATCCGGGCGAGCCCGTGTTTGTGTCAGCTCCCGATGCATTGAGAGAAGATGACGGGGTCATCCTGTCGGTCGTACTGGATGCCAGAAAGGAAACTTCTTTCTTATTGATCCTGACGGCTTCCGGCTATGAGGAACTGGCCCGCGTGGAGGCGCCTCATGCTATTCCATTCGGATTCCATGGCAACTATTTAAACGAAGGGAATGGGCCGCTGTCATTTCGGACACTCCACAGTTGA